A stretch of Numenius arquata chromosome 11, bNumArq3.hap1.1, whole genome shotgun sequence DNA encodes these proteins:
- the ADAM19 gene encoding disintegrin and metalloproteinase domain-containing protein 19 gives MWGRGLLCGIALSLLLLLLPPSGGVAAGAEPQPEVVVPRWAAPRSPGSEKHPFRAEVKVKAEGQELILELEKNGNLFAPGYTETHYSQTGQPQTTSLIHTDHCFYHGVVRGREHSSVVLSTCQGLRGLIVLSSNSSYVLEPVPDSPNQHLIYRLDDLRLQRGACGYQGTRDAATDWLRDFTTGMKPPHQRVKREALQATKYVELLLVADYAEFQKHHFNIEATRLKLVEAANYVDKFYRSLNIRIALVGLEIWSNWNKCDVSENPYSTLKSFLAWSSKERARRKHDNAQLITGVPFQGTTVGLAPVMAMCSDFQSGGVNMDHSDNAIGVAATIAHEMGHNFGMNHDSPGCCTTPAEDGGCIMASATGHPFPKVFNQCNRKELEKYLQSGGGMCLSNMPDTKEMYGGKKCGNGYLEEGEECDCGEVEECNNPCCDASTCSLKPGAECAHGSCCHQCKLMSPGTLCRERSGLCDLPEYCTGESPFCPLNSYQIDGASCDGGRAYCYSGMCLTYKDQCVQLWGPGARPAPDACFEKVNAAGDIYGNCGKDIYGNYRKCEMRDAKCGKIQCQSSASKPLQSNAVAIDTTIRMQRTELRCRGTHVYGSDSEENDLLDPGLVLTGTKCGSHHVCFEGRCQNTSIIFDSESCSKKCHGHGVCNNNKNCHCNQGWAPPFCNKQGRGGSLDSGPPMPEGPSAVVIALAVLAPILLLIGIMFLFYYLKCWNKFAIFSLKKTPQFSDTSGNGHANPAFKLKTPQEQRKVIGFPEIPSKPPPQQAPSLQRNAQQPPTFSPGHSCGVGQPPKPVQPAPAKDGTRRTPPSRPAPPAPKPPISQDISRPRPPQRALPANPVPNRPRARPGNSPAISLPPAHSRTPGRLQPAAQNTGVGTAGAASVLKVVQPGSCGHS, from the exons CATCCTTTCAGAGCTGAAGTTAAAGTGAAGGCAGAAGGCCAGGAGCTCATCTTGGAACTGGAGAAAAATGG AAACCTCTTCGCACCAGGCTACACTGAGACTCATTACAGCCAGACTGGACAACCCCAGACCACCTCTCTGATCCACACG GACCACTGCTTTTACCACGGGGTGGTGCGGGGCCGGGAGCACTCCAGCGTGGTGCTCAGCACGTGCCAAGGGCTGAG AGGACTTATCGTATTGAGCAGCAATTCCAGCTATGTCTTGGAGCCGGTTCCCGACAGCCCAAACCAGCACTTGATCTACAGGTTGGATGACCTGAGGTTGCAGAGAGGAGCCTGTGGCTACCAGGGCACCAGAGACGCAGCCACAGACTGGCTCAGGGACTTCACAACTGGGATGAAACCACCTCACCAGAGG gtgAAACGGGAGGCTCTCCAGGCCACGAAGTACGTGGAGCTTCTGCTTGTGGCAGATTACGCAGAG TTTCAGAAGCATCACTTCAACATTGAAGCAACAAGGCTTAAATTAGTGGAGGCTGCTAATTACGTAGATAAG TTTTACAGATCCCTGAATATCCGGATTGCCTTGGTGGGGCTGGAGATCTGGAGTAACTGGAATAAATGCGATGTATCTGAGAATCCCTACTCCACCCTGAAGTCCTTTCTGGCCTGGAGTAGCAAGGAGCGGGCGCGCAGAAAACACGATAATGCCCAACTAATCAC GGGTGTGCCCTTCCAAGGTACCACAGTAGGCTTGGCTCCCGTGATGGCCATGTGCTCTGATTTCCAGTCAGGAGGAGTAAACATG GACCACTCTGATAATGCCATTGGTGTTGCTGCTACCATTGCCCATGAGATGGGACACAATTTTGGCATGAATCATGATTCACCTGGCTGCTGTACTACCCCCGCCGAAGATGGAGGCTGTATCATGGCTTCTGCAACTGG GCACCCATTCCCAAAGGTGTTCAACCAGTGCAATAGAAAAGAGCTGGAGAAGTATCTGCAGTCTGGTGGAGGGATGTGTCTCTCCAATATGCCGGATACCAAAGAAATGTATGGTGGGAAGAAATGTGGAAATGGCTActtggaagagggagaggagtgCGACTGTGGAGAGGTGGAG GAGTGCAACAACCCCTGCTGTGATGCCAGCACCTGCTCCCTGAAGCCGGGTGCCGAATGCGCTCACGGCAGCTGCTGTCATCAGTGCAAG CTGATGTCTCCAGGAACTCTCTGCAGGGAAAGATCAGGACTCTGTGACCTCCCAGAATACTGCACTGGAGAGTCACCGTTTTGCCCCCTCAACTCCTACCAAATCGATGGGGCTTCTTGCGATGGAGGAAGAGCCTATTGCTACAGTGGCATGTGTCTCACCTACAAAGACCAGTGCGTGCAGCTGTGGGGGCCTG GAGCAAGGCCAGCACCAGACGCCTGCTTCGAGAAGGTTAATGCCGCTGGAGACATCTACGGGAACTGTGGGAAGGACATCTACGGCAACTACAGGAAGTGTGAAATGAG AGATGCTAAATGTGGGAAGATCCAGTGCCAGAGCTCTGCTTCCAAACCCCTGCAGTCCAATGCAGTGGCCATAGACACAACTATCCGCATGCAGAGGACGGAGCTGAGGTGCCGAGGGACCCATGTGTACGGATCTGACAGTGAAGAAAATGACCTGCTGGATCCTGGCTTGGTGTTGACGGGAACCAAATGTGGGAGCCATCAT GTTTGCTTTGAGGGACGCTGCCAGAACACGTCCATCATCTTTGATTCTGAAAGCTGTAGCAAGAAGTGCCATGGGCATGGA GTCTGCAATAACAACAAGAACTGCCACTGCAACCAGGGGTGGGCCCCCCCGTTTTGCAAcaagcaggggaggggaggaagcttGGACAGTGGCCCCCCCATGCCTGAAG GCCCTTCAGCAGTCGTGATAGCTCTTGCAGTCCTGGCTCCCATTCTCCTTCTGATTGGAATCATGTTTTTATTCTATTATCTGAAATGCTGGAATAAATTTGCCATCTTTTCTCTAAAGAAGACCCCACAGTTCAG TGACACCTCTGGAAATGGGCATGCAAACCCTGCCTTCAAGTTGAAAACcccccaggagcagaggaag GTGATTGGCTTCCCTGAAATCCCATCAAAACCTCCTCCCCAGCAAGCTCCAAGTCTCCAAAGAAACGCCCAGCAGccccccaccttctcccctgGCCACAGCTGCggcgtggggcagccccccaagcCTGTGCAGCCGGCACCTGCAAAGGACGGTACCCGTCGGACACCCCCAAGCCGgccagcacctcctgctcccaAACCCCCCATCTCTCAG GATATTTCTAGGCCCCGGCCACCCCAAAGAGCTTTGCCAGCTAATCCTGTCCCAAACAGACCCAGAGCCCGGCCGGGGAACAGCCCCGCCATCTCGCTGCCTCCTGCGCACTCCAGAACCCCAGGACGACTCCAGCCTGCGGCACAG AATACTGGTGTTGGGACAGCTGGAGCAGCAAGCGTCTTGAAAGTGGTGCAGCCGGGCTCCTGTGGGCACTCATGA